In the genome of Deinococcus deserti VCD115, one region contains:
- a CDS encoding S8 family peptidase, whose amino-acid sequence MDPQSLTLEQPAHIIVFRDVTPENADVLASILEAVPLPGADAGAQSINRTILSAANGTHARIYLQLGVAVATLTPHQIWQLRVLGNIITVAPNEERSIPERQVFEGTDLPAEGTFHQIGLNPHTSELTGNGVRVAVLDTGVDLQHPDLNILPGNTISYVPGEPDVQDQNGHGTHCAGIIAGSATPAGGIRYGVAPEATLLIAKVLNRKGTGTDAEIVDAINWAANLGAEIISMSLGSPRTPGSSFSARYETIASRLLDRGILLVAAAGNDSARPHYVRPVRNPAACPSIMGVAAVDHHDRIAAFSNPTMDAIGVVDIAAPGVGVLSAWPGATVQRSSGTSMATPHVAGVAALYVEQNPANTGRTLWKLLTERARTVAALSADDVGTGIVQAP is encoded by the coding sequence ATGGACCCTCAAAGCCTGACACTGGAGCAGCCGGCACATATCATCGTCTTCCGCGATGTCACCCCTGAAAATGCTGATGTCCTCGCCTCAATCCTGGAAGCAGTGCCTCTACCCGGTGCGGACGCTGGAGCCCAGAGCATCAACCGCACCATCCTCAGCGCGGCCAACGGCACCCACGCCCGCATCTACCTGCAGCTGGGCGTCGCAGTCGCCACACTCACGCCGCATCAGATCTGGCAGCTGCGTGTGTTGGGCAACATCATCACGGTTGCGCCCAACGAAGAACGGAGCATTCCTGAACGTCAGGTATTTGAAGGAACCGACCTGCCTGCAGAAGGCACTTTCCATCAGATTGGGTTGAACCCGCACACCTCAGAGCTGACCGGGAACGGCGTACGGGTTGCCGTGCTGGATACCGGCGTGGACCTCCAACATCCCGACCTGAACATTCTGCCCGGAAACACCATCAGTTACGTTCCAGGGGAACCTGACGTGCAGGATCAAAACGGGCATGGCACGCACTGCGCCGGCATCATTGCCGGTTCTGCCACACCAGCAGGCGGCATACGCTACGGCGTAGCGCCAGAGGCAACGCTACTTATCGCGAAAGTGCTCAACAGAAAGGGAACCGGCACCGACGCCGAAATAGTTGATGCCATCAACTGGGCTGCCAACCTGGGCGCAGAGATCATTTCGATGAGTCTGGGCTCGCCCCGCACCCCTGGCAGCTCCTTCAGTGCACGGTACGAAACCATCGCCAGCCGCTTGCTCGACCGGGGCATCCTGCTGGTGGCCGCCGCTGGAAACGACAGCGCCCGCCCCCATTACGTGCGCCCAGTCCGCAATCCGGCTGCCTGTCCGTCCATCATGGGGGTCGCCGCCGTAGATCACCATGACCGCATTGCTGCATTTTCCAACCCCACGATGGACGCCATCGGTGTGGTGGACATCGCCGCCCCTGGCGTCGGCGTCCTCAGCGCCTGGCCTGGCGCCACCGTGCAGCGCTCCAGCGGCACCAGTATGGCCACGCCGCACGTCGCGGGAGTTGCCGCCCTGTATGTTGAGCAGAACCCAGCCAATACGGGCCGGACGCTGTGGAAACTCCTGACAGAACGTGCGCGGACTGTAGCAGCCTTAAGTGCCGACGACGTCGGGACGGGCATTGTCCAGGCTCCCTGA
- a CDS encoding universal stress protein, whose product MMIPRVLIPVETLDMASPALTTARRFFPTAPCHLLHVLPAAPQTVSSLGGPVIMIGTGEPAHREAEQQLSALGNGEVVSGSDPASEIVRRTFTQEFDLVVMGTSGRRGLARALLGSIAERVVRESALPVITVRHGEPEPTSRILVMTDFSSAANRAYGAVQQYFPGAEVHLMHVVSPTALTAPVSLPPAGRAITASSLIARNREWIQEAREQLATLGGGEIVEGDPAEVALERARSGMYGLIALGTAGRGGVERLMFGSVAQRIVRESPVPVLTARALDPDSSMNGPSSFRLNDNGGSLGA is encoded by the coding sequence ATGATGATCCCGCGCGTTCTCATACCTGTGGAGACCCTCGACATGGCGTCGCCTGCCCTCACGACGGCACGCAGGTTCTTCCCCACTGCACCATGCCACCTGTTGCATGTGCTGCCTGCGGCCCCCCAGACCGTGTCGTCCCTGGGGGGCCCTGTGATCATGATTGGCACTGGCGAACCGGCACACCGTGAAGCAGAGCAACAGTTGAGTGCGCTAGGGAACGGGGAGGTGGTGAGCGGAAGTGATCCGGCCAGTGAGATTGTGCGCCGCACCTTCACCCAGGAGTTCGACCTGGTGGTGATGGGCACCAGTGGCAGGCGCGGCCTGGCCCGTGCACTGCTCGGTTCCATTGCTGAAAGGGTGGTGCGCGAATCCGCTCTACCGGTCATCACCGTTCGTCACGGTGAGCCTGAGCCGACCAGCCGAATACTGGTCATGACCGATTTTTCATCGGCCGCGAACAGGGCATACGGCGCAGTTCAGCAGTACTTTCCTGGCGCAGAGGTGCACCTGATGCACGTCGTCTCACCTACCGCACTGACGGCACCTGTCTCGTTGCCACCAGCGGGCCGCGCCATCACGGCCTCTTCACTCATCGCCCGCAACCGCGAGTGGATCCAGGAAGCACGTGAGCAACTCGCCACACTTGGCGGAGGAGAAATCGTGGAGGGCGACCCAGCAGAAGTCGCTCTGGAGCGCGCTCGCAGTGGCATGTATGGCCTGATCGCGTTGGGGACTGCCGGGCGCGGCGGTGTGGAGCGGTTGATGTTTGGATCGGTCGCCCAGCGGATCGTACGTGAATCTCCTGTTCCTGTGCTTACCGCACGGGCACTTGACCCGGACAGCAGCATGAACGGACCGTCTTCCTTCCGACTAAATGACAACGGAGGTTCCCTGGGAGCCTGA
- a CDS encoding MarR family winged helix-turn-helix transcriptional regulator, whose protein sequence is MDTPALLNRIERDWRAARPDVDPEPMLTVIAVQRTSSLLQAALEDFFAQHDLTPSAFDLLATLRRSAPPEGLTLGDLAGLMAITPPAITKRMDGLERRGWVARQADTQDRRTVRAQLTAEGRQVVDSLLTAHVANEERLLGGLTPAERRILRALLGRI, encoded by the coding sequence ATGGACACTCCCGCCCTGCTGAACCGGATTGAACGGGACTGGCGGGCCGCCCGGCCTGACGTGGACCCGGAACCCATGCTGACTGTCATTGCCGTGCAGCGAACCTCAAGCCTGCTCCAGGCAGCGTTGGAGGACTTTTTCGCGCAACATGACCTCACCCCCTCAGCGTTCGACCTGCTGGCGACCCTGCGGCGCTCGGCTCCGCCAGAGGGCCTGACCCTGGGAGATCTCGCCGGGCTGATGGCCATCACGCCTCCTGCCATCACAAAACGAATGGACGGACTGGAGAGGCGGGGATGGGTGGCGAGACAGGCAGACACTCAGGACCGGCGCACCGTGCGGGCGCAGCTCACAGCCGAGGGACGCCAGGTCGTGGACAGCTTGCTGACGGCTCATGTGGCGAACGAGGAGCGGCTCCTAGGTGGCCTGACCCCAGCCGAACGCCGCATTCTGCGTGCCTTGCTTGGACGGATCTGA
- a CDS encoding DMT family transporter — MTFAVLLGTLGAGIGLSAGLAFNLRLARALGSPLAATLVNFMVGAALLLGLWLLGVDGTRPSALPPLWMLCGGLLGATYVTLSLIGAARLGVGLSTVAVTLGQVLGALLIGTVGWLGQPSQRPTLAALLSAALLLGAVALLARDREQAKG, encoded by the coding sequence ATGACCTTTGCCGTTCTGCTGGGCACGTTGGGCGCGGGCATTGGCCTGTCCGCCGGGCTAGCGTTTAATCTTCGCCTGGCCCGGGCTCTGGGTTCGCCGCTGGCCGCTACTCTTGTCAATTTCATGGTCGGGGCGGCGCTGCTGCTGGGTCTCTGGCTCCTGGGGGTCGACGGCACACGCCCAAGCGCCCTGCCCCCACTTTGGATGCTGTGCGGTGGACTGCTGGGCGCGACTTACGTGACGCTGAGCCTCATTGGGGCCGCGCGGCTGGGCGTAGGTCTGAGCACCGTCGCTGTCACCCTCGGGCAGGTGCTGGGGGCCCTCCTCATCGGGACCGTGGGGTGGTTGGGCCAGCCCTCCCAGCGCCCTACTCTGGCTGCCCTGCTCAGCGCGGCCCTGCTGTTGGGCGCGGTAGCGCTGCTGGCGCGGGACCGTGAGCAGGCGAAGGGGTAA
- a CDS encoding DMT family transporter, which yields MAIPSIPQQTFPLVLAVFAGSLLPAQFATNGALAGQWPLTLTAATSYLEGALFLFLLLKAQRLTPDWAAAHQAPRWAWLGGIVGSAYVVGSVLLTRMLGAALATTLVIAAQIVTAILLDHFGALGLQRRRINRTRLLAVLLALGALSLRLWGTG from the coding sequence ATGGCTATCCCTTCCATCCCTCAGCAGACATTTCCACTGGTCCTCGCCGTGTTCGCGGGCAGCCTTCTTCCGGCGCAATTCGCCACGAACGGCGCCCTCGCCGGGCAATGGCCGCTTACCCTGACAGCTGCCACGTCCTACCTGGAGGGAGCTCTGTTTCTTTTCCTGCTGCTGAAGGCGCAGCGGCTCACTCCAGACTGGGCTGCTGCGCACCAGGCTCCGCGGTGGGCCTGGCTGGGTGGGATAGTTGGCAGCGCGTACGTCGTCGGCAGCGTGCTGCTCACCCGAATGCTCGGGGCTGCATTGGCCACAACCCTGGTGATTGCTGCACAAATCGTGACAGCCATTCTGCTTGACCATTTCGGCGCGCTTGGTCTTCAGCGACGAAGGATCAACCGGACCCGGCTCCTGGCTGTGTTGCTCGCCCTGGGGGCTCTCAGCCTGCGCCTGTGGGGGACAGGATGA
- a CDS encoding histidine phosphatase family protein, with product MTRKRETLTRWLITLGLCALSTAKAQSQWNALTDGAVVLFRHALAPGTGDPPGFRLNDCRTQRNLNAEGRAQARRIGRAFRERRVTVTRVLSSRWCRARETASLAFPGKVHNEAAFNSFFDNSAQEPAQTRAARGVLARWKGPGVLVVVTHQVNITALTGIVPASGEGIIVRFQDDRLKVLGRVTP from the coding sequence ATGACACGGAAGCGAGAAACCCTCACGAGGTGGCTGATCACTCTTGGTCTGTGCGCCCTCTCCACTGCCAAGGCACAGAGCCAGTGGAATGCCCTGACAGATGGCGCGGTCGTGCTCTTCCGGCACGCCCTAGCGCCCGGCACAGGTGACCCGCCTGGCTTTCGTTTGAATGACTGCCGTACACAACGCAACCTGAATGCCGAGGGACGCGCGCAGGCCCGCCGTATCGGTCGCGCGTTCCGCGAGCGGCGTGTCACGGTGACGCGGGTGCTGAGTTCTCGATGGTGCCGAGCGCGCGAAACGGCCTCGCTTGCATTTCCGGGCAAGGTGCATAACGAAGCGGCGTTCAACTCCTTCTTCGACAACAGCGCGCAGGAACCCGCGCAGACTCGCGCAGCGCGCGGCGTGCTGGCACGGTGGAAGGGGCCGGGCGTCCTTGTCGTGGTAACGCACCAGGTCAACATTACGGCGCTCACAGGTATTGTGCCCGCCTCGGGTGAAGGAATCATCGTGCGTTTTCAGGACGATCGTCTCAAGGTACTGGGGCGTGTGACGCCTTAA
- a CDS encoding CYTH domain-containing protein: MPMEIERKFLVRADVWAATVKPEGSELRQGYLSTDPARTVRVRVANTQAWLTIKGKTQGVSRAEFEYALPVDDARQLLTLSVSQLHKTRYRMPVGVHTWDVDVFHGPLSGLILAEVELRAEDEQFEPPLWVGVEVSADARYYNSALSGAQQVPDPPEL; the protein is encoded by the coding sequence ATGCCTATGGAAATTGAACGGAAGTTCCTGGTCCGAGCGGACGTCTGGGCTGCAACGGTAAAGCCTGAAGGCTCTGAGTTGCGTCAGGGCTACCTCAGTACGGACCCGGCGCGGACGGTGCGGGTCCGTGTGGCGAACACGCAGGCGTGGCTGACCATCAAAGGAAAGACGCAGGGTGTGAGCCGGGCGGAGTTCGAGTATGCCTTGCCGGTGGACGATGCCCGGCAACTGCTCACCCTGAGCGTCAGTCAGCTTCATAAGACCCGGTACCGTATGCCCGTGGGGGTACACACCTGGGATGTGGACGTGTTCCATGGCCCGCTGAGTGGGTTGATTCTGGCAGAGGTGGAACTGCGCGCCGAGGATGAGCAGTTCGAGCCTCCCTTGTGGGTGGGCGTGGAGGTGAGTGCAGACGCGCGCTATTACAACAGTGCACTGAGCGGCGCTCAGCAGGTACCGGACCCGCCGGAGTTATAA
- a CDS encoding PLP-dependent cysteine synthase family protein, which yields MTRSDLNLTPLRAGTLGGIGHTPLIELTNVVPRGSARLVAKFEPANPTGSMKDRMAQAAVSAAVQDGRLVPGGTVVEYTAGTTGISLAFVCAARGYRLHVVFSDAFSQEKLRTMQAFGAEITLVPSDQGRITQQLIKEMIRVSHELGGQPGHWWCDQLNNHDAIEGYHALGSELWEQTEGSLDAFVHAVGTAHSIHGVSRELRRRGADVTVVAVEPAESAVLSGGTSGAHRIEGIGIGFLPPLWHPEEISEIQTVSTEEATHMARRLAREEGLFAGVSTGANVVAALRVAERLGEGATVATIVCDSGLRYLSTDVFRPQ from the coding sequence ATGACCAGGTCCGATTTGAACCTGACGCCCTTGCGGGCAGGCACGCTGGGCGGCATAGGGCACACCCCACTGATCGAACTGACGAATGTCGTTCCACGGGGATCGGCCCGCCTTGTGGCGAAGTTCGAACCAGCAAATCCGACGGGAAGCATGAAAGACCGTATGGCACAGGCGGCGGTGAGCGCAGCCGTGCAGGACGGCCGTCTGGTTCCAGGGGGCACTGTGGTCGAGTACACGGCAGGCACCACCGGTATTTCCCTGGCGTTCGTGTGTGCCGCCAGAGGCTACCGCTTGCATGTCGTATTTTCCGACGCTTTCAGTCAGGAGAAGCTGCGCACCATGCAGGCCTTCGGCGCTGAGATTACCCTCGTCCCCAGTGACCAGGGCAGGATCACGCAACAGCTGATCAAGGAGATGATCCGGGTCTCCCACGAACTCGGAGGACAGCCTGGGCACTGGTGGTGCGACCAGCTGAACAATCACGATGCCATTGAGGGGTACCACGCGCTGGGCAGTGAACTGTGGGAACAGACGGAAGGGTCACTGGACGCCTTCGTTCACGCGGTTGGTACGGCCCATAGCATTCACGGCGTTTCACGCGAGCTTCGGCGTCGGGGAGCAGACGTGACGGTGGTGGCTGTGGAACCCGCCGAATCGGCAGTGCTTTCTGGAGGAACCAGTGGTGCGCACCGGATCGAGGGAATTGGCATTGGGTTCCTGCCCCCCTTGTGGCACCCCGAGGAAATCAGCGAGATACAGACAGTCTCTACGGAGGAGGCCACACACATGGCGCGGCGTCTGGCGCGCGAGGAAGGGCTGTTCGCCGGGGTCTCGACCGGAGCCAATGTGGTGGCTGCACTCCGCGTCGCCGAACGTCTGGGCGAGGGCGCGACCGTGGCGACCATCGTGTGTGATTCCGGTCTGCGGTATCTCAGCACCGACGTCTTCCGTCCGCAGTAG
- a CDS encoding nuclear transport factor 2 family protein translates to MPENDPTATVRRMFAAFASGDLDAVLETLHEDSHWIYIGANPDLTKVEFRGKAGVRRFFEHILEKYEITAFTPDEWIEQGDAVVVFGSEEGRIRATGAPFRHEWSQKYVVTHNLISRMTEYNIRVEPKGSAD, encoded by the coding sequence ATGCCAGAAAACGATCCGACAGCCACCGTCCGACGCATGTTCGCCGCCTTCGCCAGCGGCGACCTCGACGCGGTTCTGGAGACACTCCATGAAGACTCGCACTGGATTTACATCGGAGCGAACCCTGATCTGACCAAAGTAGAATTCCGCGGTAAAGCGGGGGTCAGGAGGTTCTTCGAACACATCCTCGAGAAGTACGAGATCACGGCGTTCACTCCCGACGAATGGATTGAGCAGGGTGACGCTGTGGTGGTCTTCGGGAGCGAAGAGGGCCGTATCCGCGCCACGGGCGCGCCGTTCCGACATGAATGGTCACAGAAGTACGTTGTGACGCACAACCTGATTTCCAGGATGACTGAATACAATATTCGGGTGGAGCCGAAAGGCTCAGCAGACTAA
- a CDS encoding LLM class flavin-dependent oxidoreductase: MRFGYWMPIFGGWLRNVEQEDMTTDWSYVRDVAVQSEQLGFDLSLIAELNLNDIKGPQAPSLDAWTLAPAVAAVTQNLELMMAVRPNYHAPALTAKAISTLETIAPGRVSLNVVSSWWADEARQYGMPFDQHDDRYTRTEEWLSVVRRLLTEPVVDHAGALYQLSGTHLEPKPAQLPTVYMGGESPRAKQLISEKSDAYVMHGDPPEVIAAKIADLRARRETSGGAPMQFGMAAYVICRDTEEEAQAELARITDVQQSPQAYASYQDFVRGSQLESQVSLEEYSVSNRGLRPRLIGTPEQIAARIREYEAAGVDLLLLQFSPQLEEMRRFGQDVIPRFRA, from the coding sequence ATGCGTTTTGGTTACTGGATGCCTATTTTTGGCGGTTGGCTCCGCAACGTTGAACAGGAGGACATGACCACAGACTGGTCGTACGTGCGCGACGTTGCCGTGCAGTCCGAACAGCTGGGCTTTGACCTCAGCCTGATTGCGGAACTCAATCTCAACGACATCAAGGGTCCACAGGCGCCAAGCCTGGACGCCTGGACACTGGCGCCCGCTGTGGCCGCCGTGACGCAGAATCTGGAACTGATGATGGCAGTGCGCCCGAACTATCACGCTCCTGCCCTGACCGCCAAGGCGATTAGCACGCTGGAGACCATCGCGCCGGGCCGCGTCAGCCTGAACGTGGTCAGCAGCTGGTGGGCTGACGAGGCGCGGCAGTACGGGATGCCGTTTGACCAGCACGACGACCGCTACACGCGCACCGAGGAGTGGCTGAGCGTCGTGCGCCGGCTGCTCACCGAGCCGGTCGTGGACCACGCTGGAGCGTTGTATCAGCTCTCAGGCACCCACCTGGAACCCAAACCGGCCCAGCTGCCCACCGTGTACATGGGCGGCGAGTCGCCCCGTGCCAAGCAGCTTATCTCGGAGAAGTCCGACGCTTACGTCATGCATGGTGATCCGCCGGAAGTCATCGCCGCAAAGATCGCCGATCTGCGCGCACGGCGTGAAACGTCGGGCGGCGCGCCCATGCAGTTCGGGATGGCCGCTTACGTCATCTGCCGTGACACTGAGGAAGAGGCACAGGCCGAACTGGCACGCATCACCGATGTGCAGCAAAGCCCACAGGCATACGCGTCGTATCAGGACTTCGTCCGGGGCAGCCAGCTTGAGAGCCAGGTAAGTCTCGAAGAGTACAGCGTGAGCAACCGCGGCTTGCGTCCCCGCCTGATCGGGACCCCTGAGCAGATTGCGGCGCGCATCCGCGAGTATGAAGCGGCTGGCGTGGACCTGCTGTTGCTTCAGTTCAGCCCACAGCTTGAAGAGATGCGGCGCTTCGGGCAGGACGTGATTCCGCGCTTCCGAGCTTAA
- a CDS encoding carboxylate--amine ligase, producing MITERSDLLAAIDQLNGVGLPAAITFNTHITALAIARSLGRQGIPVLGLDREGGGLGQRSRHLSALALCPDVADGGREFTDFLLDLGPHFAQKPVLFPTNDDWVFATSRHKTELERFYHVPFSGQDVIDTALNKTSLYRAAEKLGIPIPQSWYLDGVPVADLAAGPHEQVRQVAAQVPYPVILKPDESRAFYEAFRAKVFVVQTPSEFEARVQEAAQQGLRLVAQRIVRTRPGGFYSVCSYLDAQSRPRGVFVGRKLEQYPPDFGTSCLADARFVPEIAERGVRVLQALGFHGISEIEFVQDPDTGEHLLLDVNTRSWKWIGLPIASGIDLPSLAYRDAIGEAFDAPQQRDGVRWTFLRDYVKLVRERAGVMPQEHVTKDEWLSLIRGEIPAGGTLVDGILDPDDPEPFYEVLKGELFGFRYTCAC from the coding sequence ATGATTACTGAACGTTCCGACCTGCTTGCTGCAATTGACCAGCTCAACGGGGTGGGTCTGCCCGCCGCGATCACTTTCAACACTCACATCACCGCACTCGCCATTGCGCGCAGTCTGGGACGACAGGGCATCCCGGTTCTTGGCCTGGACCGCGAAGGCGGCGGCCTGGGACAGCGGAGCCGGCACCTCAGCGCCCTGGCCCTATGCCCGGACGTGGCGGACGGCGGGCGCGAGTTCACCGACTTCCTCCTTGACCTGGGCCCGCACTTCGCACAGAAACCGGTTCTCTTTCCTACGAATGACGACTGGGTGTTCGCCACTTCGCGCCATAAAACCGAGCTGGAGCGTTTCTACCATGTGCCGTTCAGTGGACAGGATGTGATTGACACGGCCCTGAACAAGACCAGCCTGTACCGGGCCGCGGAGAAACTTGGCATTCCCATTCCGCAAAGCTGGTATCTGGACGGCGTGCCTGTGGCAGACCTGGCTGCAGGGCCACACGAACAGGTGCGGCAGGTTGCAGCGCAGGTGCCGTACCCCGTCATCCTCAAACCCGATGAGTCGCGCGCCTTTTACGAAGCCTTCCGGGCCAAGGTCTTTGTCGTGCAAACTCCCAGTGAGTTTGAAGCCCGCGTGCAGGAAGCGGCGCAGCAGGGTCTTCGGCTGGTCGCCCAGCGCATCGTTCGGACCCGGCCGGGCGGCTTTTACAGTGTCTGCAGCTACCTTGACGCGCAAAGCCGTCCGCGTGGCGTGTTTGTCGGACGCAAGCTCGAACAGTACCCGCCTGATTTCGGCACCTCCTGCCTGGCAGACGCCCGGTTTGTTCCTGAAATCGCCGAGCGGGGCGTGCGGGTGTTACAGGCGCTGGGCTTTCACGGCATCAGCGAGATCGAGTTCGTGCAGGACCCTGATACAGGCGAGCACCTCCTGCTCGATGTGAACACCCGCAGCTGGAAATGGATCGGGTTGCCCATCGCCAGCGGCATCGATCTGCCATCGCTGGCCTACCGCGACGCCATTGGCGAGGCGTTCGACGCCCCGCAGCAGCGGGATGGGGTGCGGTGGACCTTTCTGCGCGACTACGTGAAGCTGGTCCGTGAACGCGCGGGCGTCATGCCGCAGGAGCATGTCACCAAAGACGAGTGGCTCAGCCTGATCCGGGGTGAAATTCCAGCAGGCGGCACCCTGGTCGACGGAATCCTCGATCCCGACGATCCCGAACCCTTCTACGAAGTGCTCAAGGGTGAGCTGTTCGGGTTTCGTTATACCTGCGCCTGCTAG
- a CDS encoding aspartate/glutamate racemase family protein, protein MNRAVGVLGGMGPEATLDFFAKVLRRAGARSDQDHLRLLIDNNPGVPDRNAALSGRGESPGPVLAQMARGLQASGADFLVMVCNTAHAFEEDILNATTLPFVSLIEETRDAALREQPGLQRVGLLATSTCLGAGLYQSAFAPYGVSTLALEGSALARFMDLLYQIKAGDTGPRVRAEMRTLALELVDSGAEVLVAGCTEVPLVLDAQDVPVPLVNSTDVLVERTLQYARGLVPLPERSVKTPA, encoded by the coding sequence ATGAACAGGGCTGTCGGCGTGCTGGGTGGCATGGGTCCGGAGGCCACGCTGGATTTCTTTGCCAAAGTCTTGCGCCGGGCTGGGGCCAGGAGTGACCAGGACCATCTCCGCCTTCTGATTGACAACAATCCCGGTGTTCCCGACCGTAACGCCGCGCTGTCCGGCCGGGGCGAGTCCCCCGGCCCCGTACTGGCGCAGATGGCGCGCGGGCTGCAGGCCTCCGGCGCAGACTTTCTGGTGATGGTATGCAACACCGCGCACGCCTTTGAGGAGGACATCCTCAACGCCACCACCCTTCCTTTCGTCAGCCTGATCGAGGAGACGCGGGACGCAGCTCTGCGTGAACAGCCGGGACTGCAACGGGTCGGCCTGCTTGCCACCAGCACCTGCCTCGGCGCCGGTCTGTACCAGTCAGCTTTCGCGCCGTATGGCGTCAGTACCCTTGCCCTGGAAGGCTCCGCTCTGGCGCGCTTCATGGACCTCCTGTACCAGATTAAGGCGGGAGACACCGGTCCCCGCGTCCGGGCTGAGATGCGTACGCTTGCGCTAGAACTGGTGGATTCGGGGGCCGAGGTGCTGGTGGCAGGATGCACCGAGGTCCCTCTGGTGCTGGACGCGCAGGATGTGCCCGTGCCGCTCGTCAACTCGACCGATGTCCTTGTGGAGCGCACGCTCCAGTACGCCCGGGGCCTGGTGCCCCTTCCCGAAAGAAGTGTGAAGACCCCCGCATGA
- a CDS encoding D-cysteine desulfhydrase has translation MHLARFPRRQYTADPTPIEKLERLSAFLGGPDIYIKRDDLTGLTGGGNKTRKLEFLVADALARGADTLITVGAVQSNHCRLTLAAAVKEGLQCRLVLEERVAGSYQENASGNNFLFRLLGAESLTVVEGGADLAGTMQSIADDLAREGRKGYVIPGGGSNALGALGYVACAEEILGQTYRMGLDLDHIVCASGSAGTHAGLLVGLTGNNAHLPLTGINVRRERETQEGNVHALAQQTAELLGVPEIPRETVRALDEWVGPGYSLPTTDMVEAVQLLARLEGILLDPVYTGKAMAGLIGLVRRGEFKPGQKVLFVHTGGAPALYAYQDVLLA, from the coding sequence ATGCATCTTGCCCGCTTCCCACGGCGTCAGTACACGGCCGATCCCACACCTATCGAGAAACTCGAGCGCCTCAGCGCTTTTCTCGGCGGGCCAGACATCTACATCAAGCGGGACGACCTGACCGGCCTGACTGGAGGCGGCAACAAAACGCGCAAACTGGAATTCCTGGTGGCCGATGCTCTCGCGCGCGGCGCCGACACCCTGATCACCGTCGGAGCGGTCCAATCCAACCACTGCCGCCTGACACTGGCTGCTGCCGTTAAAGAAGGCCTCCAGTGCCGCCTGGTGCTTGAAGAGCGTGTGGCGGGAAGTTACCAGGAAAACGCCAGCGGCAACAACTTCCTGTTCCGGCTTCTGGGAGCCGAAAGCCTCACCGTGGTGGAAGGTGGCGCCGACCTGGCGGGCACCATGCAGAGCATTGCCGACGATCTTGCCCGGGAGGGCCGTAAGGGCTATGTCATTCCCGGGGGCGGCTCAAACGCCCTTGGAGCGCTGGGATATGTCGCCTGCGCCGAAGAAATTCTGGGGCAGACCTACAGGATGGGCCTGGACCTCGATCATATTGTGTGTGCCAGTGGCAGTGCCGGCACGCATGCTGGTTTGCTTGTCGGTTTGACCGGCAACAACGCACACCTCCCGCTGACGGGAATCAACGTCCGTCGCGAGCGCGAGACGCAGGAAGGCAACGTGCACGCCCTCGCACAACAGACGGCGGAGCTGCTGGGCGTGCCAGAGATTCCCCGGGAAACGGTGCGGGCTCTGGATGAGTGGGTGGGGCCGGGCTATTCTCTACCGACCACCGATATGGTCGAGGCCGTTCAGCTTCTCGCACGCCTGGAAGGCATCCTGCTTGACCCGGTCTATACCGGCAAAGCGATGGCAGGACTCATTGGCCTTGTGCGCCGGGGCGAATTCAAGCCGGGGCAGAAGGTCCTGTTTGTGCACACCGGGGGAGCACCCGCGCTTTATGCCTACCAGGACGTGCTTCTCGCATGA